The genomic segment TTTTGATGGGTTTGACAAGTTGCGGGATTATGAAAGTCTACTCCAGGCTCAAGAAAAAGACTTGGTAACATCACTGCAGAAAGACAGCAAAGCACAGATCTTCACAGTAAGACAGCTGTACGCCGCCATGCTTCAGAGGGTCCTGCTTCCAGGCTGCACCCTTCTGCTTGCCAGCCGACCAAGAGGCACTGCCAGCCAGTTACTCCGGCGGGCAGATAGCCTTCTAGAGGTGTGTGGTTTCACTCCAGCAAATGTGGAGACATACATGTCTCAGTACTTCACAGATCCTGAAGTCAGAGCGCCTGCCTTGGACTGcttaaacagcagcagctacTTACGTCTCCTCTGCTGCAACCCTGGATTGTGCCGCCTGGTGTGCATGGTTTTGGAGCAATCCAAAGGTTCAGAGGCCCTGCCAAGAACTTTAACTGGACTCTGTCATCAAGTACTTTGTCTGAAAATGGAAAAGGACAGAGGGAGCACACAGTCACATGCTGAAAAGGACATATGTGTGCAAGCTGaacaagaaacacaaacagaaatctcTAACAGTTCTCAACCAAGGAGGAGTCAAAGAAATAAGTCGACTCAGTCTAGATCACAGGTAcacacctccactttcacctcAAGAGCAAGGAGGAGAAAAGagcaggagaagctggaggaagaagaggatgaggatgtttGCAGAAAAGGAAGGGACAGAGAATTATTGTCCAAGCTGAGCTCTTTGGCCTGGGAGGACGTCAAAGCCTCTTCCCCTATTCATCCAACAGGACGAGGCATATCTGCCAGACTCAAGGAGTTTGGACTCAAGACAGGACTCCTCGTCTCACAGCACCTGAGAACGAGGCCCCTCGTCTCAAGAggtgagagagagggaggagaaaaagaggacaaaaatgaGATGGGAGAGGAAGGAGAGAACAAGGAAAACAGAGAAGACAATGACATCATCGTGGGCTGTGATGAGCACATCCTGATGTGGGCCAACCCTTTTCTTCAGAGTTACATGGCTGCAGTCCATTTGTCTCTGTCAAGGTAACATAAACTGTTTCTGCTTTCACCAGAAAGTACAAGGGATGCAACAACTAActgaaagattaaattaaatgtgtcttattaaaactttcattttcagttggGATAACTTGGTGTCTTTTTGTTGTTAGAGTTGAAACAAAACAGCATATCCTTTCCTCACCAGGAtcttttacacttttactttCAGCACTGATTCAGCTTTTCCCTGACTCACACTCATTTTCCATTTCCCCAGAACTGTATCAGACCGTTCCTTTCTCCAGACCCTACCTTTCCAGACGAGTGCAAAAGGCCAGCGGCAGCCTCAAAGGGAAGAGCTTGAGCTCACTCAGCAGATTACAGTCGGTCTCCTGTTCCACAAGAGGACAGAGCTGCAGAGGCTGCACTCCTACACAGAGACGGTGTTCAGAGATATGCTGGCCAGCAAGCAGGCTTTAGTAACAAAACACTTGGAGAGCCTTTCCTATGGTGAACTGAGCCCCGCTCAGGTGCTGGAGGCATGCCGCTACATTTATGAAGCAAGCTTCACACACGAAGAGACAGGCAGAGACAGTGGAAGCACTCAGCTGCTGACCCGTCTGGCAACAAATCTTCCAGAACTCCTGACATTTCATGGAGTCCCTCTCAGCTCGCCAGATGCATTTACTGTGCAGAATGCCCTCGATCGTGGTGGGGCTGAAGGTAGAAGTTTCTGTTTGGATCTGGAGGACTCTGGGGTGCAGATTTGTGGACTCCGAGCTCTTGTGAGTCTCAACAACATCAATACATACAGGTAAACAGCTGCCTTGCATCAACTGCGTTACTCACCCTTTCCTGATTCGTCCAATAAAACAATCCTGTTAGGGCAGGGCTGTAGACCTGCCCAGTGAGACATgaaatgcaaattatttttgtttaaaggttGGTATTGTCATGATGGAGCCTTTCTAAGGCAAAGACTAAAAGTGTCATGGTTTAAACTAGGTGTTTATCTTTACTAAGACACATTAAGTTGCTACTGTTAGCTTGTGATGCTATTTAGCTTACTAGTCACTGAAGTTCAATActtcaaagaacaaaaacaattctACACTGCTTTACAGAAGAATGATTTCTAATTTTTATGTAGACCATCATCCACATTATCGTCCATGAGCTAACATGAaactggctaaaaaaaaaacaaaaagtcccCTTTATTGTTTGTCCAGCCTCTTAAACAAAGCATTTGTGTGTGTCCTTCAGGGCTTGCATTGCCGATGTCATCTCCCTTTGGGAGCAGCTGGAGCTGAGTGGTGAAGAAAAGCTCCTACAAAAAGCAGTGTCCAAGTTTAAGATCCACCCTCTGAGAGTCACACAAGTGTGTCACATAGAGCACCTAGAAAAGCTGGTGAACATACACCTGCACAAGAGACTACCAGACAGGTAAGACAACACAGATCCTGTATGCTTAGTTAAACATCGCTACACACTAGTTCTTTAATTGAATCCTGAAATGTGTGTTGCGTTTAATTGCAGCTCCGGCCAATCAAATTCCATCCTGACAGAGGGAGTACCAGCAGTCAAAGAGCTGCACAAGCTGGAATTTGAGTGAGTATTTCTGACATTTGATATTATAATTTAATTGGAAAATGGTGATGGTAATGATAACATAGTGTTTCTTCATAGGCTTGGTCCAGAAAAGGGTCCTCTGGCTCTTCCTAAGCTTTGGGACCTCCTGCCAGGGCTGCATAACCTACAACACTTGGAGTAAGTTAGcttgttctattctattctattctttttttttaagatgcatCTTATCTCACAggatatatatttcttttcttttttcagtctaGAAAAAAGTAAGATAGGGGACAAAGGTGCAGAGAAACTGGCTAATGCATTAACATCACTCCGGTCGCTGGAGGTACTCAAGTGAGTAAATATTGAGCCCTTTCTCATTGACTTCTCTTTTTTCCAATGAGTTGGTCTAAACAAGTATTTTCTCTGCTCAATGTTCAGTCTTTCACAGAACTGTATAGGAGACCAGGGAGTTAAGAAACTGGCACTTGCACTAAAGGACCTGCCCAAACTGCACTGTTTAAGGTATATAatacacactcatgcacacacactcatgcacacacacacacatgccccCACAGCACTTATAAATGGCATCTTTCTTTAGGCCCACATATTTTCACTTCCCTCTTCATTTTCCAGCCTCTACAGTAATGTGATTTCTGACGAAGGGGCGGAGAGTTTAGCAGCTGTCCTTCCGCACATGGCTTCCCTCACTGACCTCGAGTGAGTATGCTCAGAGAACTTACGTCCCCATATAATACTGTGTTTGTATACCAGGGATAAatacaatgtaaaaaatgaacCACATGGATATAATGTTAGTGGTCAAACATTTACAGTTGATTTATTGGTCCATAATCTGAGAAGTTGGATTTGTCGCCGATATTTTGTTCTCATTCTTTTTAACAGTGTGAAGTATAACAAGCTGACGGATGTTGGAGCGCAGAGCCTTGGAGCCAGTCTGAGAAACTGTAAGAAGATTAAAACTCTGAGGTGAGCTGTCATGTCATGTTACTCaataaaaagtctttttctcaatctttctttctttttaagctTGTTTTGTCTCATCTCATCCCAGGATGTGGAATCAGTGTATTCCCTACGGAGTCTTTGAGAGACTTCAGCAGCAGGACAGCCGCATCCTTTGGCATTAGAGTGATGATTAAAGGTCTTTTCTTCCAACCAGTGAGCTTTTCATCAAGCATACAGCTGAACACTACACAAGTCTTCCAGAGCATGACAAGAAAGAAGCGCTTGTGCCAGCTTGCACTCATCATGTGAGATTCATATTGTGTCTGAAACTGTACTTTAATATGTGCACCTCAATGCGCTGCATATGGCTGACTGTAATACTTAATACAAACTTAATAAGTAACTTTGCACTACTTTGATGTTGTTTTAGGGTTGTTTGTCCTTgtatatatgttgttttttttttaagtattatcGTTTGCAGTTTTTGTAGCTGGACATGATAATTTTCTTATCAGCTGGCACTTTATTAGAATGACAGTATTCAGTTTTGTTCtcttctttgttctgttttccatttttgtctaaattagttttattaaaaagtgtTCCTTTCACTTCCTTTGCTTCAGGTTTCTGTTCTCCATTTTAATGCAAACTGAATCATGTTGTCTGGAGTTCTGCATTGTTACATGTTGCCCCGTACGTACCAAAACATTAGTGAATCAACACAATGACGTTTTGGAGATCTGATGTTACCATTTCCTCAATCTTAGCATGTTAGTTGATACTAATCGTAATACCTTTCTTGGTCATTGGTTAGTGTGCAACTCAGCCAAGTCTAGTTTGAACTAcctgtggttgtttttttttctatctgatATAAATTAGTTTCTTGTTTATCTACAACCACTGTATTCTTCCTGGATCATGCAATGCATCCCATAACAATGAGCTTATTTGTTGATTTTAATTGGGACAATGCAAGTTAACAAACATCAATACATGAATGCATGATGCAAACATGCTTTATATGCATGGATGATAGTAAAGAACGCTCATTTCCATCTGGATCTATTTTCACTTGTTAGAAAGTATATACCCAGCGTGCTTTGCAGTATCTAACATAGGACCTTCTGTAATGCTGATGCTTTGCTTTTGTTCTCCAGCTCCCTCTtgtgaataaaatgtaaaattacaccAACAGAGAGCTAATTAACATTAGAAATGAGCCAGTTCAATTTATGTTCGCTTAAGATTTATTAAATACATGTTTGGAAATAAAACTTTGTAACAGCTCAAAGCTCAAGCTCTGGCTACAGGCTTTATGCTGATGAAGTCAGCAGACTTGATCAGATCCTGACCAGCATAGCATAAAGTCATGATCACTGTCCTACATCTGCTACTAACTTGGGGTTGATCCAGAGTCAGAGTGGTTTGTTTATAATTGCTGCATGAATTCAGGAAAACcgcttataaaaaaaacattattggtAAATAATTTGTTGCTGCAACCACAACTGAACATCTGccatgcaaaacaaaatatttacatgtatATATTTGATCAATGAGACAAGTGGAAAGATTTAACATCATTTTGGTAACCGTGGACATCAGACTACTGAGGTATGGGGTCATCAGCTCAGTATTATCAATTAAAAAGCCATTATAAGTGTGCACTGTATGAGCTGCATACGCATCGGTACACAACACCGTAACTGGGCTGAAAAAGCTTTTTGTGAAATAATCCTATATTAAACAGTTTGACTGGTCAGTGAGTtcagatcttttttctttttcaaaatataCATAACCTcccaacacattttttttccaaaacagCACTTTATTGCAGCTTTAATCCAAGAAGCAGCAGCTCTCAGTCATCCACATTGGTTTAACCGTATCAAAAATTTTGCCACTGAATTGAATATTTCTTCATGAATCCTAGAAAGATAAACCAATGTTgtattatttctattattaaaagaaaagtcattGTTGAGTCAACATATAAGGCTACAGCATTCACCAAGAATGATCTTTGTTAACTGGAGTCCTTATTGCAGTCAAAATAAATAGTCTTGCACTAGGATCTATTTTATTGTCTAGATTCTTGACAACAGTGTGACATTTCTTTTGAATTCATTCAGCTGGCTGTGCAGGGTTGCTTTTGTGAACCatgtacagtacagtacagtcATCTTGGTGAAAGGCTGTCTGGAAGAATATATATCCATTAAAGCaaacatgctaaaaaaaaaaaaaataccagatTAAGCTTCAGAATGACATGCACatatttagacattttatgttttgtttttggtcctTACTGCTGCAGATCTTTGCTTTAACAACCACATCACCATGACTACCATATAAATTTAGCTTATTCTGCTTGACTGCTGGACTCCGCCTCCTCTTAGATATGCATCTTGTCCTCATTCAGCATCAAACCAAACAGAAGGGTGAAATAACAGTTATGtgaatgatttattaaaatacttAACTGGCCCCTTGTTTGCCTCCAGTTTATTATTGCTGTGGAAACATACACTTCATAAAAAGGAATTCTAAATTTCTAACAATACAGAATTTAGCTAACTTAAATTTCAGTTAAATCAAATCCtttaaaacacaacatcatGCATTGACAGTCGTGCTTTGACAGTCGTGTTGAACAGAGGATGAACATTATTAAATCTTATGCaatcatttagatttttttccccttccatGAGATATGGCACATTTAGCCAAAATGTGTCTATTGTGGACTATTAAATTCACTTAACTCAAATTCTTGTGACTATTAAATTCTTTTGTGGCTAACACAGACGTACTGCTTCAACCTATATCTGGTTACTTGAATACATTCTGCATACCAGTGAAAAGCATGacaagcacattaaaaaaaagtttaactctCTTTCATCCTGCAGAAACACACCCTGATCTCCAGTGTGATGTTTTGCCAGCATGCCCAGAGTTCTTCACGGTGCTCCTGAGAGTGCATATCCCTGATGCTGAAATACAGTATGAATAACCCCAAGACATATTTTGACAGAAGCCTGGAGGATGAGTGAGTCTGCAAAGCAGCAATAGATCCTGTGTACAAATGGTGAAACAGTTTGTTCTCAGAGTAATAGAACAAAGCAACATGCCTACAAGGGATACTGTCCATCTGCTTGTAACCAGTTCATCTGAAATGTCTCAGCTGGATCTAAACAATACGGGAGGAAAGAACCTGCTCCAGCTTTAAGATAAAGGGAGCAGCTGTCCCTTTGCAGTTGCATACAGCATGTGCTGCATCCTTTTCATTATGATTTAAGTGCGGGTCACATGTGACAGTGCTGACCCCCTGGTGTCCAAATAGAGCCAACACAGCTGATCTGGCAGAGACTGATCTTCCCATGGGACAGACCATGTGGTCAGCATAGTTTAAATATCTTCTTTGGGCTGTCTTCTTTTGAGCCAGGGCACCCTGAGGACACAAGCAGCATAGCAAAtgagcaaaatatttttttaacactaagTTATTGTTGatccaactttattttaaaatactcagtctcttacttgtttttaaatgtctctaTGAGAGGAAGGTTGCAAAAGAGCCGAGTTTGAGGCATTTTCTCCCATAATAACGGGGGGATTGTTCACACTGGCCCACAGCCTCTGCCTCCTCAGCCGTGTCAGGTCATTCCAGATAACCCTCAAACACATCCAACTCCGTGTCTGTGTCGTAGGGGACAGAGGCCGGGTCAGACAGCACCCCGAGATCCACCAGCGCCTGGTCCATATCCTCAGGCAGAAATACTATCCCCACATTCAGGACGATGTACTCCATCAGAAAGGCATAGTAGAGGATGAGGACGTTCACAAAGAACAGGcccaaataaaacatatatgGGAGTTCGTCCAGGAGCGATTCCACTGAATCTAGCTGGGCATAAACTGGGTATGTCATAGAAAACAAAGATAGACACGATTTGGTTTGTAGTCACGGTAGAGCCTGTATGTGATGGTCTGGAGTTGTCGGTACCGCTAGAAATCTGTTTGGGGTGATGGGACTGGGGCGTCCATTTCGGCTCGTCCCTAAGAAGAAGATCGAGGAGGGGTTTCCAGTAACAGTTTATCTGTACGgcacaggaaaaaaagacaggaaatcaAGTAGTCCAAGCGACGTTACGTTCATTGCTAAAAATAACAAGCAGCGGATAGTATTAAAATATCGTGTTAGCTAGCTCGACGCATTCTTGACCTCCTCTGGTTTGCGGAATTCATGCCATGCCAACTGGCTGGCTAGGGCTACAAACAGTAGCATGCAAGGTTAGCCGAAACAAACGCAAACATGTCTGCAACTAGAATCTTTGCGTTTCCTTAAACATATCCGTATCGACTAAAGCGTAATATTCACAAATACATGCTTCTCACTATATAAATGTCGTTTTTTGCCAACTGCATCAAAATAGAGCCGACCACAAAAAAAACGACACCTGAAGCCTCGGCACGTGATTGGCTCACAGATTAAGATTCTCCACTCTTATTGGCTGTTGAGATGTCAATCACTATGGAAGGAAACGCAATTGTAGTCGCGTGATTTATTCGTCACTGCCAATGTGGGAAGTTGTAGTTTTTCTGGTCTACATTATTTTCGTTTAGTTGTATGGAAAAGACAACAACTCCCAGACATACATACGTGCTGAAAGTGGGTCCGCACCATTTTAGACGCACGGGCGACCCGGCGGAGAGCCTGGTAGGCGGAGTTTTGACGCCAATTAAACCGGGCGATGAGCCTGATAACCCGTTAAGATTCGATGTCCTGTTCGGTGAGGACGCCCATATTAAACACATAGGTGGAACAAACAAATTGCAGATAAACtagaaaaatgttccaaatTGATAAAGTTAGTAGATAACTTAGCATTAATATGATTCCCCAAACAAGTTTAGCTGAATTGATTACTCTTTTCACCCGTTCTAGGCAGTGAAGTTGTATTCCAATTAAACTAATTGTCCTTATATGTTAAGAAACCTCCAGTGGACATTGTTGCACTTTGCTGACTACAACCTGAAACAAATATGTAAACAGTTATGGCTTTATTGTTTTGGCAAAGCGTCTTTCCACTGGCAAACGCTCTCCCATTCTTTCAGCGGTAAACTCTTCCTCACCGCTCGTCATTACTTTTCCCTGGGTCATCGTCCGGCTGAcagtaaaggagcggacccagtgTTACGCAATGACCCCCCCTAGTGCTGCCATCTCCGCCCATCACCCTCTATCCGCTCCGTAAAAGTGGGTGCTATGGAGAGGTGTAGTCACTAACctttacaaaataaatcacCTGTCGAAACAGCAGCACCCTTAAAACTGCAACTATGTTTGGCCGGTCACGGAGCTGGGTTGGAGGACAGGGAAAAACGAAAAACATCCACTCCTTGGACCATTTAAAGTGAGTAGTTAGCATCACGTAGGCTAATGTTAGCCTATGTAATCGCCGGGGTTGAAAACGACTGTCCGCGTTAACATTTGTCCAGTTTTTAGCCATTGAACTAACTTTAGcttttaaaaactattcagtTGTCTGCTCATATACCAATAGTTATTTGTTGTTTCTCTATGGTTTCTGTTAGGTTAGATAACAATGTAAGCTAGCTTGTAAACGTTGACAGCATTCTATGCTAATGTAGAtcttttttcaatttatttttatttttttaccagtatatattattaaatatctGCACGTTTATCTGCAAACATCTACGCTAAAATTGTCAGCTGAGGTTTTTTACACTTCCAAACATAATTGCAGAACAGATTATGTTAAATGGGACATTGCTTTAAACTGATACAGTTGCTACTCTCCGTGGACTAAAAAAAAGAGCCGTCGTCCCACCCCAACATGtgcatcaataataaaaaataaataataaataaataatgtcgGTTATCCTCAGGTTATACTAGTCAGTAAAAATTCTCATGGGGAGTGAACGCAGGTGGTACTTTACTTTTTGGACACTACTGGCATTAGACAAATGCCTCCATCAGTAGAGCTGAGGCTGGTTTAAGTTGATATATTGATCAGACGTGCGGAACAGCTTCTACATAGATCACTGCAGAATGTGCACTTACTAGTAAGATCATGATAGAATTGGGTATGCAAAAGTATTGAGCCATCCCTTATTTCTGCATACTTAACCTTCAAGCAGCTTGACTTGTAGCATTTAAAGTGGCCTTCAACAGTATTTTTCCAGGGTTTCTTGgggtctttcaaagtttttctttgtgcattGGCTTGTTTTTCACTCATGTTCAGTCTGGTCTTTGTACTTGAGCATTTTCTGAAGGCTTTAtgctttttgattttttttttttttttaactggtaaTCCACTTCACACATTCCTATGAAATATTCAAGGAGAAAAAGATGCCTAACTCAAGGCATGAGTCTGTGTTGTCTAAACATAATAGaaaactggtttttaactgAGAGCACATAAATGATTCCTGTTTATATAACTACATCCCAAAATACTGAGGCTAAGCCAGTCTGACAGGCATAAAcattctgtatttttaaaaagctgttagCTAAAAACCTGACATATCTCAGTGCGTCCTTAAAACACATGAAGAATCCTATGTCATGTTCCTGgacaatatataaagaaatgaggggaGGTGTAAGACTTTAGCACAGTGCTGTATTTTAGAAAATTTATTAGAACAATcctttaacttttttctgtccttacTTCTTTCCTGTATTCATGTCCCTCTTTCAGGTACATGTACCATGTTCTGACCAAAAACACCACAGTAACAGACCATAATCGAAACCTCCTAGTTGAAACCATCCGCTCCATCACAGAGATCCTTATCTGGGGGGACCAGAATGACAGCTCTGTCTTTGAGTAAGTGTCAGTTAATCTCCAGATGAGTCAAAGTGACATCTTTGTATGAACttggaagttttgtttttgctagAATTGTGCTCAAAGTTACACCATGTTGATGTGTGTGATAATTCCTGTATTTcctattgtttctgtttgttactTAAACTctagaaaacaagaaaagccCCCACCCGTACAAAGGAAAACTGCTAAATGATTTGTGCAGTTGAgactaaatcaaataaaaaaaaaactctgtaaCTCATTTCAAGTAATGAAATAATGTCAGTTATTTCCTAGGAGTTAAAGAAAGCATAATGGGTGCTGCCTTCAAGTCACCGCCTGTGATTAGTTACCATCTGACAGGTGATGTAATTTGGCATGTGTAGGTAGGGATGTCACAGTGAATTAATTTCATAATTAATCAGGGTATTAAACACCACAATTTGGGTTGTCACTTTCCATAGAAGGTCATGTCTGAACGTCAAAGTTAATTGTCAGAAACTTCATTAATAAGGTGGATGAAGTGGTTTTAGGTGGATGGTTGTGACAATGCACTCATATGCCACGAATACCCGGTGACAAAATTCTACATATAAGGCTTAAAAACTGTCAAAACCTTCCTGAATAAGGAGGAAAACgttgtttttggtggattctggCACCTACATGCTCTGTCAGCTTCTCTCGCTGAGATATCGacaaattaagattttttaaatatggcatgattaataatttagttgtttgtgtgttaattGTTTACAAATAAGTGAAAATAACACCTTAATTCCACTGTTTTATCTCTTtgtattaacatgttaattttggCAGCTCTAAAGACCTTTAAAGAGTGTTGATGAGATTTTTACTGATTTATAGTATTGGGAAATTAATTAAAGCATAATAGttgtaataattttaaaatcgTGATAATTTCTTAGGTAATATTCATACCAAGAAATTCTCTAACCATTGCATCCCTATAGATTAGTGACCCGGGTTTGTTTCAGTGGATTAAACTGAATACTAGAGACATTTTATAagcatacatttatatttt from the Melanotaenia boesemani isolate fMelBoe1 chromosome 2, fMelBoe1.pri, whole genome shotgun sequence genome contains:
- the ciita gene encoding MHC class II transactivator isoform X2, yielding MMQEMEQDLLFDFNLPEDLSEYMNEDYIDPSVFLNDFGLSCMDELNSYSDVPMADVPCPSNNCKQGNKLLGESKKRKKRLRVSPSQRCTNKKKARRTRVKETDLESVPVPKEAVKDLPTPPTKIIHVIPSQPTTPIPIQFLAFPDTSRYQVVQLSSSPPVIRLPLPNTPATPTYIFVPATSPPCKRQIPPLSPANGAVAPVLMSSSPSGSRSDTASKAMSPPCALPPSPSNESPPCKDSPHSPIVLDIPQGVRDYIREAKAHMCETCQDMEAGLSLTSHYVDVRVSQREILRSGKNPNKCLEKELVITGDTDRQKSSLEHSQIFESSNGNKSKQYILLFGNAGMGKTTFIRKLCLDWSRNCISQFDFVFLFDGSALTLTEPIYSLQTLLLSLSSFAPSCMDPEAVYAQILAAPKRVLIIFDGFDKLRDYESLLQAQEKDLVTSLQKDSKAQIFTVRQLYAAMLQRVLLPGCTLLLASRPRGTASQLLRRADSLLEVCGFTPANVETYMSQYFTDPEVRAPALDCLNSSSYLRLLCCNPGLCRLVCMVLEQSKGSEALPRTLTGLCHQVLCLKMEKDRGSTQSHAEKDICVQAEQETQTEISNSSQPRRSQRNKSTQSRSQVHTSTFTSRARRRKEQEKLEEEEDEDVCRKGRDRELLSKLSSLAWEDVKASSPIHPTGRGISARLKEFGLKTGLLVSQHLRTRPLVSRGEREGGEKEDKNEMGEEGENKENREDNDIIVGCDEHILMWANPFLQSYMAAVHLSLSRTVSDRSFLQTLPFQTSAKGQRQPQREELELTQQITVGLLFHKRTELQRLHSYTETVFRDMLASKQALVTKHLESLSYGELSPAQVLEACRYIYEASFTHEETGRDSGSTQLLTRLATNLPELLTFHGVPLSSPDAFTVQNALDRGGAEGRSFCLDLEDSGVQICGLRALVSLNNINTYRACIADVISLWEQLELSGEEKLLQKAVSKFKIHPLRVTQVCHIEHLEKLVNIHLHKRLPDSSGQSNSILTEGVPAVKELHKLEFELGPEKGPLALPKLWDLLPGLHNLQHLDLEKSKIGDKGAEKLANALTSLRSLEVLNLSQNCIGDQGVKKLALALKDLPKLHCLSLYSNVISDEGAESLAAVLPHMASLTDLDVKYNKLTDVGAQSLGASLRNCKKIKTLRMWNQCIPYGVFERLQQQDSRILWH
- the dexi gene encoding dexamethasone-induced protein homolog — protein: MTYPVYAQLDSVESLLDELPYMFYLGLFFVNVLILYYAFLMEYIVLNVGIVFLPEDMDQALVDLGVLSDPASVPYDTDTELDVFEGYLE